The Apium graveolens cultivar Ventura chromosome 6, ASM990537v1, whole genome shotgun sequence genome contains a region encoding:
- the LOC141664535 gene encoding uncharacterized protein LOC141664535, whose product MLSILIPGPHEPGNDIDVYLEPLIDDLKKLWVEGEPNIYDAYSKSYFTLKAVLMWTLNDFPGYTNLSGCVNKGYKSYPICGDDTVAKYLSHSKNMCYQGHHRYLADHHPYSRQKLAFNGEQELRRPRPPLFVKEVLAQQEQIKFSYGKEVKKSKKVDCPWKKKSIFFELEYLKFHHVRHCLDVMHIEKNVYNNMMGTLLNMRHKSKDMLDMLDMAHLVWELHLYGPVCYRWMYAFEWFNKVMKSYIRNHYHPEGCIAESYLGEESVEFCTEFLKESCKTAGVPKDQVRLSGPLSFMKMKEVEEKERDEAHLIVLLNNSEKAYMEYLEEIHQGKKKSVHWLMGEHNRLFADWFERKVRSELKENCAAVSEMIRWLPAKPSYYVLTYEGYLVDGVMYFIKDHDKSRVVQNSGIYLVAKTVQVCSARDLNPIESDMTFYGIILEIWELDYHDFKAPLFLCKWASNDRGIKVDDLGFTLVDFSRQVQKKDKYVFIDQVKQVFYVEDPVDATWSIVLKSTTRDYHDINNEDNLGDTTMEHQPFCSNIPACDVADDMEHRVRENVEGIWVKN is encoded by the exons AATGATATTGACGTATACTTAGAGCCGTTGATCGATGATTTGAAGAAGCTTTGGGTAGAAGGTGAACCAAATATCTATGACGCTTATAGTAAATCCTATTTTACTTTAAAAGCGGTTTTGATGTGGACCTTAAATGACTTTCCTGGATATACAAATTTATCCGGTTGTGTTAATAAGGGTTACAAGAGCTATCCCATATGTGGTGACGACACCGTTGCCAAATATTTAAGTCATAGTAAAAATATGTGTTATCAAGGCCATCATCGTTATTTGGCTGACCATCACCCCTATAGCAGACAAAAGTTGGCTTTTAACGGCGAACAAGAGCTTCGGCGACCACGTCCACCCCTTTTTGTTAAAGAAGTGTTAGCACAACAGGAACAGATTAAATTTTCTTATGGCAAGGAAGTAAAGAAGTCCAAAAAGGTTGATTGTCCGTGGAAGAAAAAGTCTATTTTTTTCGAGTTAGAATATTTGAAGTTTCACCACGTTCGTCACTGTCTCGATGTTATGCACATCGAGAAGAATGTGTATAATAATATGATGGGGACATTGTTAAATATGCGGCACAAGTCAAAAGATATGCTTGATATGCTTGACATGG CCCACTTGGTTTGGGAATTGCATTTGTATGGACCAGTGTGCTATAGGTGGATGTATGCGTTTGAATGGTTTAATAAAGTGATGAAGAGTTATATTAGAAACCATTATCATCCGGAAGGTTGTATCGCCGAAAGTTATCTTGGTGAGGAATCGGTAGAATTTTGCACCGAGTTTCTTAAAGAGAGTTGCAAAACAGCTGGTGTTCCCAAAGATCAAGTCAGGCTTTCTGGTCCCTTATCCTTTATGAAGATGAAGGAAGTCGAAGAGAAAGAGCGAGATGAGGCACATTTAATTGTCCTGTTAAACAATTCTGAA AAAGCATATATGGAGTATCTTGAAGAAATTCATCAAGGAAAGAAAAAGAGTGTTCATTGGCTCATGGGAGAACATAATCGGCTGTTTGCTGATTGGTTCGAAAGAAAA GTTAGGAGTGAACTTAAGGAAAACTGCGCCGCTGTTTCAGAAATGATAAGATGGTTGCCTGCCAAACCATCTTATTATGTTTTGACTTATGAAGGATATCTAGTTGACGGAGTTATGTACTTCATAAAAGATCATGATAAATCAAGGGTTGTTCAGAACAGCGGTATTTATTTAGTTGCTAAGACGGTTCAAGTTTGTAGTGCTAGGGATTTAAATCCGATCGAGAGTGATATGACGTTCTATGGCATCATTCTAGAAATATGGGAGTTGGACTACCATGATTTCAAAGCCCCTTTATTCTTGTGTAAATGGGCATCGAATGACAGAGGTATCAAAGTGGATGATCTTGGCTTCACGCTTGTGGACTTTAGTCGACAGGTCCAGAAGAAGGATAAATATGTTTTCATTGATCAAGTGAAGCAAGTGTTTTATGTCGAAGATCCGGTTGATGCTACCTGGTCCATTGTATTAAAATCCACGACTCGAGACTATCACGATATCAACAATGAAGATAACCTAGGAGACACGACAATGGAGCATCAGCCATTTTGCTCTAATATCCCGGCATGTGATGTTGCTGATGATATGGAGCATAGGGTTAGAGAAAATGTTGAGGGAATTTGGGTTAAAAACTGa